One segment of Carassius auratus strain Wakin chromosome 2, ASM336829v1, whole genome shotgun sequence DNA contains the following:
- the LOC113116576 gene encoding tRNA selenocysteine 1-associated protein 1-like isoform X2, with product MFNRMTSLWMGDLDPYMDENFIKQAFSTMGETAYGVKIITHRLTGGSAGYCFVEMADEASVDRCVQRLSGKLVPGSNPPRKFKLNYATYGKRPEPGPEFSVFVGDLTSEVDDYNLHQFFLKKFPSCKGAKVVTDPLGNSRGYGFVKFSDENEQKKALEEFQNASGLGGKPIRISIAVNKGNKTSSYHNQNNSYNSNYQQQYYQQPYNSYYPQWGYDQYSGYNYGYNPYATPPPVPHGMMGPPPPVGGMPPVPPDMQGSTESHDGTEDVEEDPAEDPNPQVDVETLNRQYMERSEELYDSLMDCHWQPLDNVTSEIPMMNGS from the exons ATGTTCAACCGAATGACAAGTCTATGGATGGGTGAT TTAGACCCATACATGGATGAAAACTTCATTAAGCAAGCTTTCAGCACTATGGGAGAGACTGCATACGGTGTCAAAATAATTACACATCGACTTACCGG AGGCTCGGCTGGATACTGTTTTGTGGAGATGGCAGATGAGGCCAGTGTTGACCGTTGTGTGCAGAGGCTCAGTGGGAAGCTGGTTCCAGGATCGAATCCG cCCAGGAAGTTCAAGCTAAACTACGCAACATATGGGAAAAGGCCAGAGCCTGG CCCAGAATTTTCTGTCTTTGTTGGAGATCTCACGTCAGAAGTGGATGACTACAATCTTCATCAGTTCTTTCTGAAAAAATTCCCTTCATGCAAAGGCGCCAAAGTTGTCACTGATCCTCTTGGGAACTCCAG GGGTTATGGCTTTGTGAAGTTTAGCGATGAGAATGAACAGAAGAAAGCCCTCGAGGAGTTTCAGAACGCATCAGGCCTGGGAGGAAAACCCATCAGGATAAGCATTGCTGTCAACAAAGg caATAAAACAAGCAGTTACCACAACCAGAATAACAGCTACAACAGCAACTATCAACAGCAGTACTATCAACAGCCCTACAACAGTTACTATCCTCAGTGGGGTTATGATCAGTACAGCGGTTATAACTACGGCTATAACCCATATGCTACCCCCCCTCCAGTTCCACATGGAATGATGGGACCACCCCCACCTGTGGGGGGGATGCCCCCCGTGCCCCCTGACATGCAGGGATCCACAGAG TCACATGATGGCACCGAGGATGTTGAGGAGGATCCAGCTGAAG ACCCAAACCCACAGGTGGATGTGGAAACATTAAATAGGCAATACATGGAGCGCAGTGAGGAGCTATACGATTCGCTCATGGATTGCCACTGGCAGCCATTGGACAATGTCACATCTGAAATTCCTATGATGAATGGCTCCTGA
- the LOC113116576 gene encoding tRNA selenocysteine 1-associated protein 1-like isoform X1: protein MFNRMTSLWMGDLDPYMDENFIKQAFSTMGETAYGVKIITHRLTGGSAGYCFVEMADEASVDRCVQRLSGKLVPGSNPPRKFKLNYATYGKRPEPGPEFSVFVGDLTSEVDDYNLHQFFLKKFPSCKGAKVVTDPLGNSRGYGFVKFSDENEQKKALEEFQNASGLGGKPIRISIAVNKGNKTSSYHNQNNSYNSNYQQQYYQQPYNSYYPQWGYDQYSGYNYGYNPYATPPPVPHGMMGPPPPVGGMPPVPPDMQGSTEQSHDGTEDVEEDPAEDPNPQVDVETLNRQYMERSEELYDSLMDCHWQPLDNVTSEIPMMNGS from the exons ATGTTCAACCGAATGACAAGTCTATGGATGGGTGAT TTAGACCCATACATGGATGAAAACTTCATTAAGCAAGCTTTCAGCACTATGGGAGAGACTGCATACGGTGTCAAAATAATTACACATCGACTTACCGG AGGCTCGGCTGGATACTGTTTTGTGGAGATGGCAGATGAGGCCAGTGTTGACCGTTGTGTGCAGAGGCTCAGTGGGAAGCTGGTTCCAGGATCGAATCCG cCCAGGAAGTTCAAGCTAAACTACGCAACATATGGGAAAAGGCCAGAGCCTGG CCCAGAATTTTCTGTCTTTGTTGGAGATCTCACGTCAGAAGTGGATGACTACAATCTTCATCAGTTCTTTCTGAAAAAATTCCCTTCATGCAAAGGCGCCAAAGTTGTCACTGATCCTCTTGGGAACTCCAG GGGTTATGGCTTTGTGAAGTTTAGCGATGAGAATGAACAGAAGAAAGCCCTCGAGGAGTTTCAGAACGCATCAGGCCTGGGAGGAAAACCCATCAGGATAAGCATTGCTGTCAACAAAGg caATAAAACAAGCAGTTACCACAACCAGAATAACAGCTACAACAGCAACTATCAACAGCAGTACTATCAACAGCCCTACAACAGTTACTATCCTCAGTGGGGTTATGATCAGTACAGCGGTTATAACTACGGCTATAACCCATATGCTACCCCCCCTCCAGTTCCACATGGAATGATGGGACCACCCCCACCTGTGGGGGGGATGCCCCCCGTGCCCCCTGACATGCAGGGATCCACAGAG CAGTCACATGATGGCACCGAGGATGTTGAGGAGGATCCAGCTGAAG ACCCAAACCCACAGGTGGATGTGGAAACATTAAATAGGCAATACATGGAGCGCAGTGAGGAGCTATACGATTCGCTCATGGATTGCCACTGGCAGCCATTGGACAATGTCACATCTGAAATTCCTATGATGAATGGCTCCTGA
- the LOC113040505 gene encoding anoctamin-8-like codes for MALVFWSLAEGLDYNDAALMEYFSAGLDDPVPQEELEQLDTFGFWEFVCYLQHRLPWDTPATPVRDAQTPVKQTLACCYPAVVEKLIRGRLFHARQYLMKHKSTITMAPTDNCDVLMTFPDTTDDHTFLWLLNQIRLGIPQIRIQIRQHKYTHSYAFFITSTFENLLRGAEQMGLQKAVKSRYGGGTRRFSCEEDDIYENIESELCFFTSQERQSIIKYWLDNLRAKHGEALHNIHFLEGQPIIPELITRRVILQMFPLHEQRILNHLKTSWVQAVCERQPLDDVCDYFGVKIGMYFAWLGFYTNSMLYPAVFGFLLWIFAESDQTSQDICCVVSAIFNVVWATLFLERWKRREAELAYKWGTLDTPAESLEEARPQFRGIKRRSPVTGCEEFFYPPWKRRMFRWLVSFPICILCLCFVCLAMFICLELQEFVLETKELPSICRFIPKILLAITVTVCDEVYKKIALWLNDMENYRLQSTYDNNLILKTVFFQFINSYLSLFYIGFYLKDMERLKEMLATLLIFRQVLQNIKEVLQPYLYEHHKSGALRTLWDLIQTMLLNYSHLIVQRIRLTCQASLDVSKSGIPPEQSDKRERRSLIARVLKTEEGDDDVGLKQRKVSFTEKVEYKDKGVEAQTSLQDDGSPTLVEEGMDPSLIFDTRDDDNDDDRELDDSLSKPQGTQKRKTKSAGQNNSMENKTSWMDPPEETESTVLTQPEIESCMLTYEDTLQDYQEMFIQFGYVVLFSSAFPLAAMCALINNIVEIRSDALKLCTGLQRPFGQRVENIGQWQTAMEAMGLIAIIVNCYLIGQCGQLQRLFPWLSPEMAIISVVVLEHFAILLKYLIHVAIPDIPNWVADEMAKLEYQRREALKKHERLAQQHQQQQRRKSEEEEHQKMAEELARQDSEQDKSDPNGGEDHHNEKSPAVKFSSEGDKLKRPSSHLGNNNVMKLKQIIPLQGKFTSTTSPISGEAKLPGFLKFLKSQELKKEAATAVGAATHGSHEKTQSPSKSFNPGKLFNFGKENPCSGAGSEQQVKPEDASRATNAQSANNDQNPSLEELLSEVEKSESSDFGNIPSKKQ; via the exons ATGGCACTGGTTTTTTGGTCCCTGGCAGAGGGCCTGGATTACAATGATGCGGCCCTCATGGAATATTTTAGCGCTGGACTGGATGACCCAGTTCCTCAGGAGGAACTCGAACAATTGGATACATTCGGGTTCTGGGAGTTTGTGTGCTACCTGCAGCATCGGCTTCCATGGGAtaccccagccactcct GTGAGAGACGCTCAGACACCCGTCAAGCAGACGCTTGCATGTTGTTATCCAGCTGTCGTAG AGAAACTGATCAGAGGTCGTCTCTTTCATGCCAGACAGTACCTCATGAAGCATAAATCTACGATCACAATGGCACCCACTGACAACTGTGATGTTCTTATGACATTCCCAG ACACCACAGATGACCATACATTCTTATGGTTACTTAACCAAATCCGGCTGGGGATTCCACAAATCAGAATCCAGATCCGGCAGCATAAATACACACATTCTTATGCATTCTTCATTACCTCAACCTTTGAGAA CTTGTTGCGTGGAGCCGAACAGATGGGTTTGCAAAAGGCAGTGAAGTCACGTTACGGGGGCGGCACTCGCAGGTTTTCATGTGAGGAGGATGACATCTATGAAAACATCGAGAGTGAGCTGTGCTTCTTCACATCACAG GAGCGCCAGAGTATTATCAAATATTGGTTAGACAATCTGCGGGCAAAACATGGCGAGGCCCTTCATAATATTCACTTCCTGGAGGGCCAACCAATCA TACCAGAGCTAATAACCAGGCGTGTGATTCTTCAAATGTTTCCTCTTCACGAGCAGAGAATTCTGAATCATCTGAAGACGTCCTGGGTTCAGGCAGTCTGTGAGAGGCAACCTCTAG ATGACGTGTGTGATTATTTTGGTGTGAAGATTGGCATGTACTTTGCTTGGTTGGGCTTTTACACCAACTCTATGCTGTATCCAGCAGTGTTTGGCTTTCTGCTATGGATCTTTGCCGAGTCTGATCAG acaaGTCAGGATATCTGCTGTGTGGTGTCTGCCATTTTCAATGTGGTGTGGGCAACACTGTTCCTGGAGAGATGGAAACGGCGGGAAGCAGAACTAGCATATAAGTGGGGAACACTAGACACCCCAGCAGAGTCACTAGAGGAAGCCCGTCCACAGTTTCGG GGAATTAAGCGTCGCAGTCCGGTGACCGGCTGTGAAGAGTTTTTCTACCCACCCTGGAAGAGAAGAATGTTCCGCTGGTTGGTCAGCTTTCCCATCTGCATCCTCTGTCTCTGCTTCGTCTGCTTGGCCATGTTTATCTGCCTGGAACTTCAA GAATTTGTCCTGGAAACAAAGGAGTTGCCAAGCATTTGTAGATTTATTCCAAAAATTCTTCTGGCTATAACGGTTACTGTATGTGATGAAGTGTACAAGAAAATAGCTCTCTGGCTCAATGATATGG AAAATTACAGACTTCAAAGCACTTATGACAATAATCTTATCCTCAAGACTGTTTTT TTTCAGTTCATAAATTCTTACCTCAGCCTTTTCTACATCGGATTTTACCTCAAAGACATGGAGCGGTTAAAAGAG ATGCTGGCCACGTTGTTGATCTTCCGCCAGGTTTTACAAAATATCAAAGAAGTGTTACAGCCTTATCTCTATGAGCACCATAAATCAGGTGCTCTGAGGACATTATGGGACTTAATTCAAACCATGCTCCTAAACTATAGTCATTTGATAGTGCAAAGGATACGACTGACTTGCCAAGCCAGTCTGGATGTGAGTAAAAGTGGCATACCTCCAGAGCAAtcagacaagagagagagaaggagtttAATCGCCAGAGTTCTCAAAACAGAGGAAGGGGATGATGATGTTGGACTAAAACAAAGGAAGGTCAGCTTCACAGAGAAGGTGGAATACAAAGACAAGGGTGTGGAAGCACAGACCAGCCTACAGGACGATGGTAGTCCAACCCTTGTGGAGGAAGGAATGGATCCATCCTTAATATTTGATACACGTGATGATGACAATGATGATGACAGAGAATTGGATGATTCTCTGAGTAAACCTCAAGGAACCCAGAAAAGAAAGACCAAATCTGCTGGGCAAAACAACAGTATGGAAAATAAAACGTCCTGGATGGATCCTCCAGAGGAGACTGAATCTACTGTTTTGACCCAACCAGAGATTGAAAGTTGCATGCTAACTTATGAG GATACTCTTCAAGATTACCAGGAAATGTTCATACAGTTTGGCTATGTCGTACTCTTCTCCTCTGCATTTCCTTTGGCAGCCATGTGTGCCTTGATAAACAACATTGTAGAAATCAGAAGTGATGCCTTAAAACTTTGCACAGGCCTCCAGAGACCCTTTGGGCAAAGGGTTGAGAACATTGGACAATGGCAG ACGGCAATGGAGGCAATGGGTCTGATTGCAATAATTGTGAACTGTTACCTTATTGGCCAGTGTGGACAGCTGCAACGGCTCTTCCCCTGGTTGAGCCCTGAGATGGCCATCATCTCTGTCGTAGTGCTAGAG CATTTTGCCATTCTGctcaaatatttaattcatgttgCAATTCCTGATATTCCAAACTGGGTGGCAGATGAGATGGCCAAACTTGAATACCAGCGGAGAGAAGCTCTAAAG AAACATGAACGGCTTGCTCAACAGCACCAGCAGCAGCAACGGAGGAAGTCTGAAGAAGAGGAGCATCAGAAAATGGCAGAGGAATTGGCACGACAAGACAGTGAGCAAGACAAGTCCGATCCGAATGGAGGTGAGGACCATCACAATGAAAAAAGCCCAGCAGTCAAATTCAGCTCTGAAGGAGATAAACTCAAGAGACCTAGCTCCCATTTAGGCAACAATAATGTAATGAAACTCAAACAGATAATCCCACTTCAGGGTAAATTCACCTCTACCACTTCTCCCATAAGTGGTGAGGCCAAACTTCCAGGTTTTCTAAAGTTCCTCAAATCCCAAGAGTTAAAAAAAGAAGCCGCCACAGCAGTGGGAGCAGCTACACATGGGAGCCACGAGAAAACACAGTCTCCCAGCAAGTCCTTCAATCCAGGGAAACTCTTCAACTTTGGGAAAGAGAATCCATGTTCTGGTGCTGGTTCAGAACAGCAAGTGAAACCAGAAGATGCCTCAAGGGCCACTAATGCACAAAGTGCAAACAATGACCAAAACCCTTCATTAGAAGAGCTTCTATCTGAGGTTGAAAAGAGTGAAAGCTCTGACTTTGGTAATATTCCTTCAAAAAAACAGTGA